The Setaria viridis chromosome 6, Setaria_viridis_v4.0, whole genome shotgun sequence genome contains a region encoding:
- the LOC117860262 gene encoding patatin-like protein 2 isoform X1, which translates to MAPVVHAAGLGTSGSGLTLNPVAERALSRRASTLSTPMSPPPAFGSIVTVLSIDGGGVRGIIPGTILAFLEEKLQELDGTDARIADYFDVIAGTSTGGLVTAMLTAPNKENPKRPLFAAKDINKFYLEHCPKIFPSGGGGPLGLFKSIMSGPKYDGKYLHSIVRELLGETKVSDVLTNIVIPTFDIKLLQPTIFSRYDAVNDVSKNALLSDVCISTSAAPTYLPGHQFETKDKDGKTRAFNLIDGGVAANNPTLLAMNDVSKQILLGNQDFFPIKPADYCKFMVLSLGTGSAKVEEKFDAVQCSKWGILGWLYNKGATPIIDSFNQASSDLVDIHASVLFQALHSEKSYLRIQDDKLKGETSSVDVSTAENLNRLVDVGKALLKKPACKVNVETGKNEPDGNRGTNEKELIHFAKMLVDERRARLKKKGSTIL; encoded by the exons ATGGCGCCGGTAGTGCACGCCGCGGGGCTCGGCACCAGCGGGTCCGGCCTGACGCTGAACCCGGTGGCGGAGCGGGCGCTCAGCCGCCGCGCGTCCACGCTGTCCACGCCCatgtcgccaccgccggcgttCGGGAGCATCGTCACCGTGCTAagcatcgacggcggcggcgtgcgcgggaTCATCCCCGGCACCATCCTCGCCTTCCTCGAGGAGAAGCTGCAG GAGCTGGACGGGACGGACGCGAGGATCGCCGACTACTTCGACGTCATCGCCGGGACGAGCACTGGCGGCCTGGTCACCGCCATGCTCACGGCGCCAAACAAGGAGAACCCCAAGCGCCCGCTCTTCGCCGCCAAGGACATCAACAAGTTCTACCTCGAGCACTGCCCCAAGATCTTCCCATCCGGCGG CGGCGGCCCTCTGGGCTTGTTCAAGAGCATCATGTCGGGccccaagtacgacggcaagtaCCTCCACTCCATCGTCCGGGAGCTCCTCGGCGAGACCAAGGTCAGCGATGTGCTCACGAACATCGTCATCCCCACCTTCGACATCAAGCTCCTCCAGCCCACCATCTTCTCCAGATACGAC GCCGTGAACGATGTCTCCAAGAACGCTCTGCTCTCGGACGTGTGCATCAGCACCTCCGCGGCCCCGACCTACCTCCCAGGGCACCAGTTCGAGACCAAGGACAAGGACGGCAAGACCCGGGCCTTCAACCTCATCGACGGAGGCGTCGCCGCAAACAATCCG ACGCTGCTGGCGATGAATGACGTGAGCAAGCAGATCCTCCTGGGCAACCAGGACTTCTTCCCGATCAAGCCGGCGGACTACTGCAAGTTCATGGTGCTGTCACTGGGCACCGGCTCCGCCAAGGTCGAGGAGAAGTTCGACGCCGTGCAGTGCAGCAAGTGGGGCATCCTAGGTTGGCTCTACAACAAGGGCGCCACGCCCATCATCGACAGCTTCAACCAGGCCAGCTCCGACCTCGTCGACATCCACGCCTCCGTGCTCTTCCAGGCGCTGCACTCGGAGAAGAGCTACCTCCGGATCCAGGACGACAAACTCAAGGGGGAGACGTCGTCCGTCGACGTCTCCACGGCGGAGAACCTGAACCGCCTCGTTGACGTCGGCAAGGCCCTGCTGAAGAAGCCGGCGTGCAAGGTGAACGTCGAGACCGGCAAGAACGAGCCTGACGGCAACAGGGGCACAAACGAGAAGGAGCTGATCCATTTCGCCAAGATGCTGGTGGATGAGCGCCGGGCCAGGCTCAAGAAGAAGGGCAGCACCATACTGTAA
- the LOC117860262 gene encoding patatin-like protein 2 isoform X2 — MAPVVHAAGLGTSGSGLTLNPVAERALSRRASTLSTPMSPPPAFGSIVTVLSIDGGGVRGIIPGTILAFLEEKLQELDGTDARIADYFDVIAGTSTGGLVTAMLTAPNKENPKRPLFAAKDINKFYLEHCPKIFPSGGGGPLGLFKSIMSGPKYDGKYLHSIVRELLGETKAVNDVSKNALLSDVCISTSAAPTYLPGHQFETKDKDGKTRAFNLIDGGVAANNPTLLAMNDVSKQILLGNQDFFPIKPADYCKFMVLSLGTGSAKVEEKFDAVQCSKWGILGWLYNKGATPIIDSFNQASSDLVDIHASVLFQALHSEKSYLRIQDDKLKGETSSVDVSTAENLNRLVDVGKALLKKPACKVNVETGKNEPDGNRGTNEKELIHFAKMLVDERRARLKKKGSTIL; from the exons ATGGCGCCGGTAGTGCACGCCGCGGGGCTCGGCACCAGCGGGTCCGGCCTGACGCTGAACCCGGTGGCGGAGCGGGCGCTCAGCCGCCGCGCGTCCACGCTGTCCACGCCCatgtcgccaccgccggcgttCGGGAGCATCGTCACCGTGCTAagcatcgacggcggcggcgtgcgcgggaTCATCCCCGGCACCATCCTCGCCTTCCTCGAGGAGAAGCTGCAG GAGCTGGACGGGACGGACGCGAGGATCGCCGACTACTTCGACGTCATCGCCGGGACGAGCACTGGCGGCCTGGTCACCGCCATGCTCACGGCGCCAAACAAGGAGAACCCCAAGCGCCCGCTCTTCGCCGCCAAGGACATCAACAAGTTCTACCTCGAGCACTGCCCCAAGATCTTCCCATCCGGCGG CGGCGGCCCTCTGGGCTTGTTCAAGAGCATCATGTCGGGccccaagtacgacggcaagtaCCTCCACTCCATCGTCCGGGAGCTCCTCGGCGAGACCAAG GCCGTGAACGATGTCTCCAAGAACGCTCTGCTCTCGGACGTGTGCATCAGCACCTCCGCGGCCCCGACCTACCTCCCAGGGCACCAGTTCGAGACCAAGGACAAGGACGGCAAGACCCGGGCCTTCAACCTCATCGACGGAGGCGTCGCCGCAAACAATCCG ACGCTGCTGGCGATGAATGACGTGAGCAAGCAGATCCTCCTGGGCAACCAGGACTTCTTCCCGATCAAGCCGGCGGACTACTGCAAGTTCATGGTGCTGTCACTGGGCACCGGCTCCGCCAAGGTCGAGGAGAAGTTCGACGCCGTGCAGTGCAGCAAGTGGGGCATCCTAGGTTGGCTCTACAACAAGGGCGCCACGCCCATCATCGACAGCTTCAACCAGGCCAGCTCCGACCTCGTCGACATCCACGCCTCCGTGCTCTTCCAGGCGCTGCACTCGGAGAAGAGCTACCTCCGGATCCAGGACGACAAACTCAAGGGGGAGACGTCGTCCGTCGACGTCTCCACGGCGGAGAACCTGAACCGCCTCGTTGACGTCGGCAAGGCCCTGCTGAAGAAGCCGGCGTGCAAGGTGAACGTCGAGACCGGCAAGAACGAGCCTGACGGCAACAGGGGCACAAACGAGAAGGAGCTGATCCATTTCGCCAAGATGCTGGTGGATGAGCGCCGGGCCAGGCTCAAGAAGAAGGGCAGCACCATACTGTAA